The DNA sequence AATATGGTTTTTATGGTTATGACTTATATACAAGACTATGGAACTGGGCTTTAATTTATTTGACTGGTCTCTAACACAAAGCAGTTTAGCGGTTTTACAACTACCTTCTCTCTCTccacttggttttttttttttttttttttctctctctatgttTTTGGGTGGATATATCCGCGAAGAATAGAGCATTAGAAGCAACGTTTATAGGCAAAGATTAATGACTTAAccccaacaaattaattaaaaagtttttttttctgactTATTAGTTTAGAAGTACTATTGGTAGCCGGCTACTTTTGGTCTTCGGacacctaattaattaaaatttgcgcGTCTTTTACGAGTATTTTTAGGTCACTTACCATTGCTTAAAATGAAACATACGTATCTTGAGTTTTGaccaatatttttgtttgatatgaaaaattaattatctcgTCATACTATATATATACGACTGTTGACTGATGTCTAGAGAgtacaagacaaaattgatgtaGTTCATCCTAAAATATTGCAAATTATGTGTACTAAGCAGTAACCATATTCTTGACGTATTGAAGCGTCTATGTGATGTAAAATCTTGAGCATAATTACACGACTTGAAGCTTTTACATAAAGTACCTCTTAATATTATCCTTTATAATCTTAATAACAGCAGTGATATTCCCTTAGATAATTAATACTACTAATTAACGATGTGATTGCTTATTAGAtgtgaaaaatcattttagatctgacataaaaacatgtatattttatatgatagtATTTGCAACAGTTGAAGTGAATATAATTAAACTTGAACAAAGTAAAACGACAGGATTAAAGAatctaacaaaattaataagtcGTAATTCCATGTAGATTACACggaattacttatattttttatgcataataAATTTCCTAAAGTAGAACGACCTTGTCTATGAATATACACTTGTAGTACATTTAGCAAGCTACGTGACAGATACTGACTGATAAAATGGCTTGTTTCACAGATGAGACGTGAAATATAAAGATCAATTTGAGGAAATTATATCCAAGGAaacaagttttttgtttttgttttaagatgAAGGAAACGAGTTAAAGCAAGTGTTTTTCGTAATTTAATTATTGGTTACTTAATTATAGAAGCAAGACAAAAGATACTGAGTAATATTTAGTTATTGTCTGCACGGAAATTTCATTTGTTGTCGCGAcatcattttctcataaaaACTGTAAACTTTAATGAACAAGTTATATTTTAGGGTacgtatgaaattttttaataactacaacattaaaatattgtagctctttttttaatgtaaatttataaatatttttttaactattattgtGAAATATGAAAgatataaaagttatatatataaagcttcCCAATGCCATCGAGCGCATAAATCAAAGTAGGGGTGATCAAAATAATCggttatactttttatttaattataatcataattaaCGGATTGTATAATAActagttaatttaaaataattatatatatatatatatatatatatgtatattaatcaatatgataaatgattattataaaaaaatgattttgattgggacataatttgataattagtaacttttttttttaaagatcacatgtttttaataaataattttaattactagCATTTCTTGAAGGGAGTAAGACTtgtgcaattttatttttttaataaatgattttaatttgcgataaagaatttattagaaaatgttaTTAGGATTTCTTATTATAATTGAGGTATTTCACAACATCAACGCCGAGAAATAGGGTGAGCGGTGACATGAACATGACATGATATTCTTTATTGGagtaattttctttcttcattgtctttttattatgaaattcaatAGATGTAGATGCGATGTAACATCCAATTGCATGGCTACCAATTGTCATTTCCCAGTTTCTACTCCATATCCATGTGTTCCTATAGTTCTCTTGAAAATTTGGTGTTACAAATCAAAACCCACAAGGCCACaattgttaataaataatttttttaatcaaattaataaagtttACATACAGTTTTTAGacgtttttaaaattatcatttaattggaaatataaatttacatcaAATATTGTATATGTTactgaaatgaaattttaattatgattgaaCAATATAACTAAGaacctttttttcttaaaaaaaagtacatcTAACTTTTCCCCAATATCAATCTACTCgctttaaaaattacattataacttttaatcattaataaataataatctacTTGCTTTTCTAGAACTATTTCTATCAATATCAACAAGTTGAACCTTTCaagattcaaataaataaagttcCTTGCTTCCCCCTAGTTAActcaacttcttttttttttaactgtttttttaaatcacttttaattaattaaaagtggaaaaatcaaacttttatattaaaacaCGTTTGAATATGTGATTGAATTGAATCattcagaaaaaaaagtgattcaaTTGAATactctttaaataaaattttattaaaaagaatttattgGTAATCATATAAAAAACGATGAAGTTTAATGAaatcagttaatttttttttataaactttcatataaaaaatgcatattgtaagacaaataaatttattcaataaaaatataagaaatactccaattcataataaaataatgaaaattacattaattagaATCATCCACATTAGAAATGTCCTCTTAAGTTAAGATATTGCATTGAGACAAAGCCAATCACTAGTTATACCCTCTTTAAACATATAATTCAATTAACAAATTACATTGAAATACCATttattagtaaataaaaaaagcacATGAAACTTTTTATTTGATCCAACATTATCTTCTAGCCGGCTTTGATTTATAATTTGAAGGCTTCTTAGTATAAAACATAATGAAATAAgttagaaaatttataaaactcaCTTTCATAAATTCAAGTATGTTCTTTCAAATATCTTCTAATTAAGtttccctctctctttctctctctctctctctctctctctctctctctctctctctctaaattaaCTTACGTTTAAGGCAAAGAAAATTGTGCAAAGACTAAAAGCTAGAAAAAGTTATGTAACAGACTTCAAATTTAACAACATGCCAATTGTTAACTATAGTCAAAGCGGGTAGGAAATTAATATGTATGTTGTTGCTCAGAATGGCTTAAGCCAAAACAAGAAGTTTGGTGTCCCCTTTTTATCACAGCTTGGTAAAGAATTGAAAGTAGGTCAGAAAATATATCCCGATACCTTGTAAAATTGAAACTAGTACGGTTGCTCAACTCCTTTGTGACCCAGAACTACAATTTGTTTGTATTCAATATATCAACATTCCAAAATGTACAAATTTACGTTAATTCATAATCCATTAGCCTTATTGTCGCTGTGGAAAACTTGATCTCCCAATTAGGTAAGGttggtaagaaattgaaatctaATGCCCTTTTGTATtttaacaaagaaattaaagctGTTGTagtatttctttcttttgcacCACGAACGAATATTTTTTATGCGTTCTCTAGCCGCAATCCATTACTCCAAAGTTTCCCGCATAAGGACCAAAATTTGAATTGCGGATAAATTCGTTTTGTTGGCTAGCCTGTGTTTGGTGCTTGAGTTGTATAAGTATTTCAAAATCCCTTCTAGCCAATTCCATGCATATCCACAATCTCGAAACGAACGCAATTACATTCAAGGTTTCTATGGTTGACTTGCCAACACTAAACTATCACAAATATGCTAATTATATTGGTTGAGTAAGTGTTTAATCTTGATCTACAATTATCATTAcgtgaatttgattttatttagtttGCTAAATTGTTTATTGTTAGAGATAGAATATGAATATTTAAGATCCAATCTATCATATGatgaattttagttttaattaagtattatcttttatttcagtGTCatatttattctttgattgaatGATTATGGctaaacatataatttagtccttatatatgttattcattctcaatttgattcttatatgttaaaacttattaaattggTTCCTGTACATACAAATATTATTAGTTTGGTGTTTATCACAATTAATTCTCttatgtgttttttatttgatcactCTTTATAGTGCATTTCTAATTTAGTTCTTATACAACATATTCTTAACTTGGTTCTTACATATATggaccaaataaaaaatatattacacatATAAAGACCAAATCAATAATGCCCTACATGTATAAGAATCAAGGCAATTATAACAGTTAACATATGACAACAGGGAACAAACACACTTAACACATGCATGGTTTCATGAACTCAttttggagaaaaatgtattcAGCTATAAAAACTATTATAGGGATTTGAGTCCTTATTAATATATCCAAAGAATTATTTACCTATTTAGCCATTatcacattttatttaaaatccttATACCATCCAAATAATCACAAGgcaaaatttattcatttttcatcTCATGAAGAATGAATGGATGGAAGAAGTTAGGATAAGTTGTATTTCATATGCAGCTGCATGTAACAGAAAATCTTAAAACAAAAGGGGCCTCAGCTTCACGGGCTAATTATAAGGTCTACATGTTGTGTAATAAATGCTTGGGCTAATTACTATTGGCACCCCTCAATCCAAAAGACTATGATCCTCAATCCAATATTTGACATGCCTACAAGCACCCCGTACCACGAGTACCCCTGGGCCTGCACTTGGTATGAGAAATTACAGGCAAATAACAGATGTGATGTACTTAGTTTCTTGATGTACACCACAAAAAATTAACATCTGCCAATTTCCCCCTAACATTCCTATCAAACtagtttttctttgtttgtatTCAGTATCTTATCATGAAAAACTTTCTACGCAAAGGCAAttacctgttaattattccatATAGAAAGAGggattgtgtaaaaaaaaaaaaggagaagaggagaataATTATATCATCGTGGCCATGCCAATAATTTTAAGACAAATTCAGGCAATAGGATAGACTGATAGAGCAATGAGCTTTCTTAAGTTCCATTATTTTTCTAGCTACATGCATGTTTTGCTTACTAATATAGAAAGGTCAAGGAAAGTATTTAACAAGTATTTCAATTTGAGATATATACTAGCattctaaatataaaaattatccaAGAAAGAATCCTTTATTAGGGTTTGCAAGACTGAACAAGTTCAGAAGTGAAATCCGTCAATTGGTTGATTCATGGGTTGGCGATGGTGAAGATGATGTTTCTGATCAGGGAGACGCTCATTGATAATTTGTTCATCAAGGGAGTGAACGTGGCTTTTGTGGCGGCTtcaactttttgtttttcttcacgTAGAGCATCGCAAAGAAAATTGCGGTAAAAGTCCTCAAACTCCTTGAAGTCAATGTACCCATCGCCGTTTCATCAGCATCCCCGATACTTTTCAACAACTCGAAGGTGGGTTTAATACCGCATGCACAAACCCTGTCCTTCATATCCTTCATCTAGATTTTTCAGTCGCCTTCcatgtaattaaattataggtGAGTATTATAATTATGAGAGAAAAAGTTATAcgttaataatgtaattttttttacataattattcaataataacttttatgataaatttattaatttttaaaataattatcttaaaataatctaaataatGGTGTGTGATTAAATGTgagtctaaaattaatttaactgtTAATACATTGACATTAAATTCTATAACtataattataactaattataatttgatataacccactagtatttttaaaatatgaatatataactaattattttttattcataatacgGTTCTATAATaaggttattttatatatagttaGTACTTAATACGAATTTCAGATCCCAATATGTCCTCATTTCTTCCCTTAAGACATAACTATATGTAACTGGGGAACGAAACTAGTATTCATAACTACACATTAATTTGTCCTTTACTACAAACAAGTAAATGTTCAAACAAAATACTACGATGTATATAGGTTAGATCTtaattttgctttaaaaaaaggttagatcttaatttaattattttctaatcaGTCGGCAAGCCCTATTTGCAACTCTACTTGTATGATATTCTAAAATAGCTAATAAAtggaaattttaatatattcttgTCCTCTCATCATGTAGGCTTCATTATGTCTCTCCTTATATTTAGGATAGGTCACTCAACTcgtgaaaaagaaaagtaaagaagaaagTAGATGTATATAAGCCACTCGGGAACAACAGAATAAAAGTTAAACCACAACGGAGTAGAAAACCACGAAGAAAATGGCTTTAACCTTGGGTCAGAAGTGTTGTCCTATATAAAGTAGAAGAAGCAAATAGAAAATGGAATCATTTCTAGTTTTACACAGAATTACTACATGTGAAAGgggaaataattatatttattcccCTTCGTTACCCACAGTTGAAATTCCAGCCAATAAAATCACGGGCTCTTGTCCTACAAATAGATAAATTCGAAATTACTCATTCCCTTTCTATCCCACGCCAACTCGGATGTGTTAACCCAACTCTCttattcgaaaaaaaaaaccctcatattagtaaattaaaattaagttcaAGGATATTTAAAAAGAGAATATGAGCTCAAAAAGAGAGGGGAAATTCCCAatctatcaaacattttttttcaacaacttgttttggaaatgattttaataaaatggattttgaaaatagaaaacaaaacactACCAAACAGGTCATATTGTTCACTTAGCATCGATCTGAACTGAAAAGAGAAGTAAATGGGTGAATGTTAGGTAGACATAAAAACAaggaaagtaaatttttttagtcttgCATTCATGTGTTGTTCCGAACCTAAATGGGCAAAGAGACTTCAGCTGACTTTGTCAATTCAATGCTGATTAAGACACTTGAGAGGCCTGCGAATCAAGCAACATTTTGTTAATGAACAAAGCTATAACAAAAATGATAATGCATTATCCCttgttcattaaaaaaaataccactGGGATATTTggcattttctttaatttggtagttattatgtttttaatagtaattaccaaaataattaaaatacattgacaacattttttttacatggttgtccaattatatattaacatataattgaaaattatttaattttataataattattttaaaattggtatcaagagtatttttttaattaattaatagtgttaaattctttatattggcagtataataaaattgaagtctaattataaaaatattcccTTATCCTTCCAAAAAAACATCCTTATTTTCATCATGTTTTGTTTTCaccaattcttttttatttttaaagaaaaaaaattgaatagacATAGTAACACTAATGTAAGTCTTTGCAATtgcaaataatataaattaaataaaaaagaaaacaaactaaCCTTGACGTTTGTTTCTTCCTAACAAaagtctatttatttattttaacttttacaatgactaattatgtataaaaaaatattgactaatttttaaaattttcaaaattgtatTCAATTTGCATTTAGTTACAGTGCCatcttattaaaattagtttttcaagTATAAATATGTAGTTTTCTTATTACAATCTTTAGCATTCATCTCCCTCCCCCCAacccaatttaaatttaaattttttcataaattaataatgcatGATTTTACGCACATGACTCAACTAGCAATAAATATTTTGGAGGATTTAGAATTTGGAAGGTTAAAAACGAAATTGTTTCTGATGGTATACCGCCCTTTAAAACtaacaattttctttatttgatatatatatatatatatatatatcatttttttgtcaaatgccCCTTTAagccttattttttctttattataaatatatttatataaagagagcctaaataaataaattaaagaataaaagggAGGTATGAATCCATGATTAAACACTGCATGTGCATGGGGGGGAAAAACAAAATAGTAAGAGAAACAATAGGTAGAAATTAAATCTAGCTAACCTCTCTTGATTATTATCTGTGGACTTATAGCTGGGAATTGGAACACGTCCAGACTCTATATGCCTAAGGTCCTCCAAAAGGATTTCATAGTGTCTCTTCACTTCCTCAGCCGATTTATCACCAACCACTTTTGCTATGTTTTGCCATCGATCTGGGGTGTCTTGATCATACAAGGCAAGTGCGCTTTCGAATTGCTTGTTCTGCATGCGTGTCCAAGAGGAAAAAATTTCCTTGTTATTGTTGTGGGAGTTTGAAGCCATGAGTTAATTAGTTAGCTCACTGGAGGTGTTGTAATCTCAGGTAGGTAGAAATAATGGAAGGTTTTGTTTCTATGCAATTTTGAATTAGGGGACAAAGAAGAGGagctgaaaagaaaaaaagatgggGTGGTTATTTTTTCATGAATGAAGGGTTGGAATGGTCATCTGTTTATAAAAAGGTGAAAGGATTGGTGGATCATGCCTAGATGTGACCCGTAAATGTAGGGTGGGACAACATACAGCTAGTCTCTTGTGATACACTTTAAAGAGTTTTTGAGAAATTAACCTCCAGGAGATGGAGATTATTATGTGTATGTGTATCGTGAATCACAACTTATGTTGAATGAATGGGATAAATTAAGAgatttggttttaatacaatGACACAGTTTATACtttaattcaattataaattttcatggagtataaaattattaatttttgtaataattattttaaaaagtaatatatatgataatttttaattggttgaccTTCACCGTTAATTGTGATTGCTTGAGCTAGTTTTATAAATTCAAGTAAGGGGTTAACTAGGTATAACACAGAAACAAGAATACAACGTACTACCCTAGAGTAGTTGATTATGAATATTCAacgtacaaaaatatttttttataatattcttaCCTAATTTGccttctaaaaaatatattctttcttACCTAACTCAAAAGATAAGATACATGTAGCTtcctataaaaaagaattacagCTTACTACGGAGCTatgagcaattttttttaatgaagtttTGTTTCTGCTTGTACGGTAAATTGTGGGTGTAGGGTAAAGGATAAATCTCACGTTTTCAATTTGCAGCTTTGCccttttctaaaattttttattttttatttattcgttCAAGTAATATAATCTTCTTACCTTGCTAAAACAGTTAGATACCTTTCATATTCAGCAGAGTACTGAGTACCATTTTGTTCTGGAATTTCTAATGAAATATCAACTACTTGAgtgttgaagactgaagagtcTCATTGAAACAAAGATAATTTCTAGTTTTAACAGCTAGAAACTGATATACATCCAGTACTAAAAGACAAACGTGTGGAGTCAAATATGATGAAGGAAAATGTTATGTGTACATTTTGTGTAATAAATTATGAGGAAAAAaagaatgataatataatacaaGATGAAACCCataatataaagagaaaaaaaaaatgaagtcataaaaaatgatttaaaactgtTAGGTGAATATTGATGTGGATAACTACAGTATAACATTTAAATTAGTGTCAAGGAGACGGTTCCAATCTGACAGTTGACGGTGGTCTGCGGTGGAATTTACCGCAACAGATCGAGTACGTGTTTCACGAGCAGTGGAAGGTTCGGTTTTATGCAGAATTATATTCTTATGTGttagattgttttttttttcaatcagcTAGCagaatgttaaattattagaatgtgtttgttttgttaGCAGAAGTCTGAACCTGTGATATTTattctcttttcctttcttttaatTATCTAACTTACATTATATCTCTTGTTATGTgttgattgtattttttatgttgaTATATACGTATCTTCAATATCATCATGCCTTCTATATCTGGGTTGGCATGCTCTTTGTTAATTAGATCCATTTTAACTTTATTCGAGAGTcatgttaaaaaattactttgtcattttaaattattactttgTCATTTactcttatatattttatttaattttgaacttACAGATTGCATTTCAAGTTGGTGCctcttatttgtttttatttattttttggaattgGTTACAactcttattttcatttattcccTAACcttgtaattttttcttttgttttagaaaTCTCAAGTTTAGCTTCAtttattgaactttttttttggttgcCTTGCCCCCGTTTTATTTAGTTGTgcctttcaacttttttttactagtcTGTATTTTTTGAGCTTCAAGTCTTTTCTTACATATAAATTACGTTAACATAATAGAATTTATGTGCATCAGGTCATGTCTAAAAAAGAGTGAATTTTCAGCTTGAATAACTTATTTgtacaaaaatgttttactATTTTGGATTGGTAACCTCTTGTTTTTTTCCTCTAACCCCAACTCTCTACGCGTAACTTATTATACTATTTTAGCCGTAGGTAGCTATATAGGTCCGGGTTATAGGTCGGATTTTGCAGTGTTTTCATATACCTAGCTAGTTGtgaacaaaaaaacaaagaaccTGATCCATTATTCTGCTACGGTCCAGCGGAGGCAGAAAGAAGCCATATCTATTTTAAGGTCATTGactcacaacacaacacaacaagaGAAACAATTAATCTTATTTATGGATTAATTCCCCTCATGTGACAAAACAAGTTAACAACTACACACTTctatttattaacaaataacaatatatcAATTCATTGAAGCGAAGTCTAGGCCTACTAATATACCTTGATAAAGGAATGGTGTTGAACATGATGAATAATTCaatggtgaatttgaaaactatCTAATATAAATGGGGAAGAAGAATTTTAACTCATAACATTCCAACTCttttaaacacacaaaaacatAGTTGCCAGCTGCATTAACTGAGGAACATATAGTTGTATAgatcctaaaataaaattaaagataatatactactgaaaaaaattatgatactcTTTTCTTCACTGCCCTTGATTTTATTctcaatcattttaaaaatgataggtAGCTTGAgtttttcttatctttgaaaTTAATTCGTTCCGAACAAAATTCCAATATTAGTGTT is a window from the Glycine max cultivar Williams 82 chromosome 2, Glycine_max_v4.0, whole genome shotgun sequence genome containing:
- the LOC100808556 gene encoding protein RADIALIS-like 3 codes for the protein MASNSHNNNKEIFSSWTRMQNKQFESALALYDQDTPDRWQNIAKVVGDKSAEEVKRHYEILLEDLRHIESGRVPIPSYKSTDNNQERPLKCLNQH